The Methanobacterium formicicum genome includes a region encoding these proteins:
- a CDS encoding ATP-binding protein — protein MNFSRILDEGKGTQVEFTESMNEHGFRAISAFSNTSGGSLFCGVSDKGDVTGFDCSEKSVRTITAKITSKMGIRHSISCFTWEKKKVLCINVEKSSNPISYNGIYFRREGTKTTPILGDKLRDFFLRGSNWDGLTNDATLEEIDAESVARFISRAAKRDRIFDEEEDTWQILKSLNLIVNGKLTNAAVILFGKEPQKYFTNALVRVIRFKDEVSIFDRRITGNLFQQAEEAEEAIKNSINVKFEIKGKLIREEVWDYPLKAIREALINSIVHRDYFKSQIQTQIKIFDDQIWFFNPGELFGGLTIEKLKEAHPSSPRNPLIAEMFFKAGLVEVHGSGIRRMIRSLQDAGLPEPEFKEEFAGFSVYMMKNVYDMEYLKSLGLNRSQIQAVSYMQEHGSLTMSDFLRISPGITERTLRRYLADLVDKKLVRAIGEKKGRSYELY, from the coding sequence ATGAATTTCTCCAGAATTTTAGACGAAGGCAAAGGAACCCAAGTAGAATTTACAGAATCCATGAATGAACATGGTTTCCGGGCAATATCTGCATTTTCCAACACCAGTGGAGGTAGTTTATTTTGTGGAGTCTCGGATAAGGGAGATGTCACTGGTTTTGATTGCAGTGAGAAAAGTGTGCGGACCATAACCGCTAAAATAACCAGTAAAATGGGTATACGTCATTCTATTTCCTGTTTTACCTGGGAAAAAAAGAAGGTTTTGTGTATTAATGTGGAAAAAAGTTCTAACCCCATTTCCTACAATGGGATATACTTTAGACGTGAGGGAACTAAAACCACCCCTATACTGGGGGATAAATTAAGGGATTTCTTCTTAAGGGGCAGTAACTGGGATGGTCTGACCAACGATGCTACCCTGGAGGAGATAGATGCGGAATCTGTGGCCCGATTCATCAGCCGGGCAGCCAAAAGAGATAGGATTTTCGATGAGGAGGAAGACACCTGGCAAATTCTCAAAAGCCTCAACCTGATAGTTAATGGTAAATTAACCAATGCTGCAGTTATCCTTTTTGGTAAGGAACCCCAGAAGTACTTCACCAATGCCCTGGTGCGGGTCATTAGATTCAAGGATGAGGTCAGTATCTTTGATCGAAGAATTACTGGAAACCTGTTCCAGCAGGCTGAAGAAGCTGAAGAAGCCATTAAAAATTCCATCAATGTTAAATTCGAAATCAAGGGCAAATTAATTCGGGAAGAAGTATGGGATTACCCCCTCAAGGCTATACGTGAAGCTTTGATAAATTCCATCGTCCACCGGGATTACTTTAAATCCCAGATCCAGACCCAGATTAAGATATTTGATGACCAGATATGGTTCTTTAACCCGGGAGAGCTCTTTGGGGGATTGACCATTGAAAAACTTAAAGAGGCCCATCCTTCATCCCCGCGAAATCCTTTAATTGCGGAGATGTTCTTTAAGGCCGGTCTGGTTGAAGTTCATGGATCCGGTATTCGCCGGATGATCCGATCTTTACAAGATGCTGGTCTCCCTGAACCGGAATTTAAAGAAGAATTTGCCGGGTTTTCAGTTTACATGATGAAAAATGTCTACGACATGGAATATTTAAAGAGTCTGGGTCTTAATCGCAGTCAGATACAGGCCGTGTCTTATATGCAGGAACACGGTTCTTTAACCATGTCTGATTTTCTTCGTATTTCCCCGGGAATAACTGAGCGAACCTTAAGACGATATTTAGCGGACCTGGTGGATAAAAAACTTGTCCGTGCCATTGGAGAGAAAAAAGGGCGCAGTTATGAACTTTACTGA
- a CDS encoding MBL fold metallo-hydrolase yields the protein MQITEEVYAFDSTRGNYAYLIKGEETILIDTGRPGQGKGILNDLKTIGVKPDKIKHILITHHDVDHVGSLAFMQKETGAKIWASTGDIPYIYQDINRPGIKRLISFIMRVEKPSKINTYPEDGKLGVDGVQVIPTPGHTPGHVCLLYKDVLLAGDLFRTSQGKIAPMKSFMNWDDEVLRSSLEVIQDCEFSWVCPAHGEPLKVDGKLNLDNLLK from the coding sequence TTGCAAATAACTGAGGAAGTATATGCCTTCGATTCAACCAGAGGAAACTATGCCTACCTGATTAAGGGTGAAGAAACCATTTTAATTGACACAGGACGCCCAGGGCAGGGCAAAGGAATATTAAATGATTTGAAAACTATAGGGGTAAAACCTGACAAGATCAAGCATATCCTTATCACCCACCACGATGTGGACCATGTAGGGAGCCTGGCCTTCATGCAGAAGGAAACTGGGGCTAAAATATGGGCATCCACGGGAGATATCCCTTATATCTACCAAGATATAAACCGTCCGGGAATAAAAAGGTTAATTTCATTTATCATGAGGGTGGAAAAGCCGAGTAAGATAAATACTTACCCTGAAGATGGAAAATTGGGCGTGGATGGAGTGCAAGTTATACCCACTCCCGGACACACCCCCGGCCATGTATGTTTACTATATAAGGACGTTTTATTGGCCGGTGACCTTTTTAGAACATCCCAGGGCAAAATTGCTCCCATGAAATCCTTTATGAACTGGGATGATGAAGTTCTGAGAAGCTCCCTGGAAGTCATACAGGACTGTGAGTTCAGCTGGGTCTGCCCGGCCCACGGGGAGCCTTTAAAAGTAGATGGTAAATTGAATCTGGATAATCTGCTGAAATAG
- a CDS encoding sulfite exporter TauE/SafE family protein, giving the protein MLDISQLFIPLFGFLIGLLVSTMGGGGGGLYVPVLTLVFGIPTQVAVATSLASVLPTTAVGAFSHYREGNVDIRTGLVLGVGGIVGTLIGAYLANMIPSILLRRLLGVFTLLMLIPMVRSFWKRNKNSKTGKEENNEKEPIILTGPRRIIASLFGVASGLLAGIFGISGTPPVSAGLYSLGLPAMMVVGTTVFVLIFNSLTGMGGYFLLGKLDLTLILLLAGGAAVGAFLGPKLLRKIDPQTFEKIYIPVLVTISLVLGGAMILA; this is encoded by the coding sequence ATGTTAGATATTAGTCAACTCTTTATTCCCCTATTTGGATTTTTAATCGGTCTTTTAGTTTCCACCATGGGAGGTGGTGGTGGAGGGCTCTACGTACCGGTTTTAACCCTGGTTTTCGGAATCCCCACTCAGGTAGCAGTGGCCACATCACTGGCCTCGGTGTTACCCACCACTGCAGTGGGTGCCTTTAGCCACTACCGGGAGGGTAACGTGGATATTAGAACCGGCTTAGTTTTAGGAGTAGGGGGAATAGTGGGCACACTGATAGGAGCCTACCTGGCCAACATGATACCTTCCATCCTTTTAAGAAGACTCTTAGGAGTTTTCACCCTTCTGATGCTCATTCCCATGGTTCGGAGTTTCTGGAAAAGGAATAAAAATTCAAAAACCGGAAAGGAAGAAAACAATGAAAAGGAACCCATCATACTCACCGGACCCAGGCGAATAATAGCTTCTCTCTTTGGAGTGGCATCCGGGTTACTGGCTGGAATATTTGGCATAAGCGGAACACCACCAGTCAGTGCCGGGTTGTACAGTTTAGGCCTGCCCGCCATGATGGTGGTGGGGACCACAGTATTTGTACTCATCTTCAATTCACTCACCGGTATGGGTGGATACTTCCTACTGGGAAAATTGGATCTCACTTTAATACTCCTCCTAGCAGGAGGAGCAGCGGTAGGCGCATTTTTAGGGCCAAAACTCCTCAGGAAGATCGATCCCCAAACCTTTGAAAAGATATACATACCGGTACTGGTGACCATTAGCCTGGTACTGGGCGGGGCCATGATACTGGCCTGA
- a CDS encoding AbrB/MazE/SpoVT family DNA-binding domain-containing protein has product MGSYMDNHLFGKVKVGERGQIVIPKEARDKFNIKPGDSLVVFGKEKNEKLILLKEDLMREYALKILDDLDEPE; this is encoded by the coding sequence ATGGGAAGTTATATGGATAACCATCTATTTGGAAAGGTGAAAGTGGGAGAAAGGGGACAGATCGTTATTCCCAAAGAGGCCCGTGACAAATTCAACATAAAACCCGGTGATAGTCTGGTGGTATTTGGGAAAGAGAAAAATGAAAAACTGATACTCCTAAAAGAGGATTTAATGAGGGAATACGCACTTAAAATACTGGACGACCTGGATGAACCAGAATAA
- a CDS encoding DUF1697 domain-containing protein: MTKYVALLRGITPSNPSMSNENLRAVFRDLGGEEVESVISSGNIIFKTGSRETSELEATIEKALKNKLDIQSTAIIYSKDDLQSLVRENPFKNVEDTPQCKPNVTFLKNRLETEFKFPYHPDNGGFIVLGAHNRAIYSVVNLSQGKTPDLMRWVEKEFGRELTTRTWKTVGRILKKLD, encoded by the coding sequence ATGACTAAGTACGTGGCTCTCCTTCGGGGGATCACTCCTTCCAATCCCAGTATGAGCAATGAAAATTTACGTGCTGTTTTTCGTGATCTGGGAGGGGAAGAGGTCGAAAGTGTTATCTCCAGTGGAAATATCATTTTTAAAACCGGGTCCAGAGAAACCAGTGAACTGGAAGCAACCATTGAAAAAGCACTTAAAAATAAACTGGATATTCAGAGCACTGCTATTATTTACAGTAAAGATGATTTACAATCTTTGGTCCGTGAAAATCCATTCAAAAACGTTGAAGACACCCCCCAATGTAAACCGAATGTAACTTTCCTAAAAAATAGGTTAGAAACAGAATTCAAATTCCCTTACCATCCAGATAACGGGGGTTTTATTGTTTTAGGCGCACATAACCGTGCAATCTACAGTGTAGTCAATTTATCCCAGGGGAAAACACCGGATTTAATGCGCTGGGTGGAAAAAGAATTTGGCCGGGAACTTACCACCCGAACCTGGAAAACAGTGGGGAGAATTTTAAAAAAATTGGATTGA
- the cofH gene encoding 5-amino-6-(D-ribitylamino)uracil--L-tyrosine 4-hydroxyphenyl transferase CofH, with the protein MMEEIYDRSLEGEITKEDALKLVDANHFQLFDTADRLRQEIVGDEVSFVANRNIDITDHCIIGCAFCSFRDNIGYEMTTEEILESIKEAVEVKASEICLFGGVMPHMTVDFYCDLFSSIKEEYNIELHSLSPVEVYHAAKASNVTTREALTSFRDAGLDTLTGASAEILVDSVREKLCPNKVSTQEWVDIITEAHQLGIPSTSTIMYGSIETWEDRIDHLMILRDIQRETGGFTELVPMTFLGKNNLMGEESSGASGLDDLKLHAIARVILGRDIPNIQASWIKIGTRMAQMALCCGANDLGGTMMEDLISIAAGSSHGEYLSREEMHTLIKDIGRIPVERTTQYERVN; encoded by the coding sequence ATGATGGAAGAGATTTACGATCGTTCCTTAGAGGGTGAAATAACCAAAGAAGATGCATTAAAACTGGTGGATGCCAACCATTTCCAGTTATTTGACACAGCAGACCGGTTAAGGCAGGAAATTGTGGGAGATGAAGTTTCCTTTGTGGCCAACCGTAACATCGACATCACCGACCACTGTATTATTGGATGTGCTTTCTGCTCCTTCCGGGATAACATTGGATATGAAATGACCACTGAAGAAATTTTGGAAAGCATTAAAGAAGCAGTAGAAGTCAAAGCCAGTGAAATATGCCTATTTGGAGGGGTTATGCCCCACATGACAGTTGACTTTTACTGTGACCTTTTTTCATCCATTAAAGAAGAATACAACATAGAGCTTCACAGTCTATCCCCAGTCGAAGTTTACCATGCGGCTAAAGCATCCAATGTTACTACCAGGGAAGCTTTAACTTCATTTAGGGATGCCGGACTGGACACCCTTACTGGTGCTTCGGCCGAGATACTGGTGGACAGTGTACGGGAAAAACTCTGCCCTAACAAGGTTTCCACCCAGGAATGGGTGGACATTATTACCGAAGCCCACCAACTAGGGATTCCAAGCACCTCTACAATTATGTACGGTAGTATTGAAACCTGGGAGGACCGCATTGACCACCTGATGATCCTGCGGGATATCCAGAGGGAGACCGGTGGTTTCACCGAACTGGTGCCCATGACCTTTCTGGGAAAAAATAACCTGATGGGAGAGGAATCCAGTGGTGCCAGTGGCCTTGATGACCTGAAATTACACGCCATAGCCCGGGTAATCCTGGGGAGGGATATACCTAATATTCAGGCCTCATGGATTAAGATCGGTACCAGAATGGCCCAGATGGCCCTGTGCTGTGGAGCCAATGACCTGGGTGGTACCATGATGGAGGACCTCATCTCCATTGCTGCGGGTTCATCCCACGGTGAGTACCTCTCCCGGGAGGAGATGCACACCCTGATCAAGGATATAGGTCGGATCCCCGTGGAAAGGACTACCCAGTATGAACGGGTAAATTAA
- a CDS encoding aldo/keto reductase, with product MGFGCMRLPTLGDDPARIDEETATVMIRQAIDQGVNFIDTAYPYHSPGLYHTGESEPFLSRVLEDGYRDKVMLSTKLPSWRIENQEDMERYLEHQLERLNTNCIDFYMVHGLNQAYWKKMKELKFETFLEEALDQGKIKHAGFSFHDRLDLFKEIVDYYGWSFCLLQYNYLDEVYQAGTEGLEYAASKGLGIAVMEPLRGGQLVSNIPPQVQEVFNQAEIKRTPAEWALRWVWNNPLVSVVLSGMNTREDVKENLKIANIAEPHSLSSKELEIIGKARDIFKDKLAINCTGCGYCLPCPAGVDIPENFARYNDYHLFGSPEEKASFQFSYEALLLENRRASVCTACKQCEEHCTQEIAIVDELKKVKELYETG from the coding sequence TTGGGCTTTGGGTGTATGCGCCTTCCTACACTGGGTGATGATCCTGCCAGAATTGACGAAGAAACAGCCACCGTCATGATCCGCCAGGCCATTGACCAGGGAGTTAACTTCATTGACACCGCCTATCCTTACCACAGCCCGGGATTGTACCACACCGGGGAGAGTGAACCCTTTTTATCCCGTGTTTTGGAAGATGGATACCGGGATAAGGTTATGTTATCTACCAAACTCCCCAGCTGGAGAATTGAAAATCAGGAGGATATGGAACGTTATCTGGAACACCAGCTGGAACGTCTTAATACCAATTGCATTGACTTTTATATGGTGCACGGCCTTAACCAGGCATACTGGAAGAAAATGAAAGAATTAAAATTCGAAACCTTTTTAGAGGAAGCCCTGGACCAGGGAAAAATAAAACATGCCGGATTCTCATTCCACGATCGCCTGGACCTGTTTAAGGAGATCGTGGATTACTATGGCTGGTCATTCTGTCTCCTGCAGTATAACTATCTGGATGAGGTTTACCAGGCCGGAACTGAGGGACTAGAATACGCAGCCAGTAAAGGATTAGGGATTGCCGTCATGGAACCCTTAAGAGGAGGGCAACTAGTATCCAACATCCCACCACAAGTTCAGGAGGTATTCAACCAGGCTGAAATTAAAAGAACACCTGCTGAATGGGCATTAAGATGGGTGTGGAATAACCCCCTGGTATCAGTGGTTTTAAGTGGCATGAACACCAGGGAAGATGTTAAAGAAAATTTAAAGATAGCCAATATTGCCGAACCCCATTCTTTAAGTTCAAAGGAGTTGGAGATCATTGGTAAAGCCAGGGACATCTTTAAAGATAAACTAGCCATCAACTGCACTGGCTGCGGCTACTGTCTACCCTGCCCGGCCGGAGTGGACATACCAGAGAACTTTGCCCGCTACAATGACTACCATCTTTTCGGCAGCCCAGAAGAAAAAGCCAGTTTCCAGTTTTCCTACGAAGCCCTACTACTGGAGAATCGTCGAGCTTCCGTCTGCACTGCCTGCAAACAGTGTGAAGAACACTGCACCCAGGAAATAGCCATTGTTGATGAATTGAAGAAGGTCAAAGAATTATACGAGACCGGTTAA
- a CDS encoding winged helix-turn-helix transcriptional regulator produces the protein MENNHIHEIYHTIEDTFDYLGKKWSIKIIKGFFCHCIHFKDFLEMNPDLSSKVLSERLKELEQKGIIEKRVINSSPVQTEYHLTVKGGKLNRIIYEFFMFAAETTENPSEEFNLQLKEELEDLFQV, from the coding sequence ATGGAAAACAACCATATTCATGAAATATATCACACCATTGAGGATACATTTGATTATCTGGGGAAAAAGTGGAGTATTAAGATTATTAAAGGTTTTTTCTGCCATTGCATACATTTTAAGGATTTTTTAGAAATGAATCCTGATTTAAGCAGTAAAGTACTGTCGGAACGGTTAAAAGAACTGGAACAGAAGGGTATAATTGAAAAAAGGGTAATTAATTCTTCACCAGTTCAAACCGAGTACCATTTAACTGTGAAGGGAGGGAAGTTAAACCGTATAATTTACGAGTTTTTCATGTTCGCTGCGGAAACCACGGAAAATCCCAGTGAAGAATTTAATTTACAGCTGAAAGAGGAACTTGAAGATCTATTCCAGGTTTAA
- the nudC gene encoding NAD(+) diphosphatase — MPRESIYKRYKPEFIPQLNNNQGSYWFLFKSNKIMVKNNGNSIQIPFLKNLEDLDIAPERSQYMGTFDGFPAYTGELSPQSATPVEMNFLDLRSLYGAISEDLYLLAGRASQIAHWDRTHQFCGQCGSPTMTKGDEMAKICPECGFTSFTRLSPAVITAIVKDGKLLMAQHTRTTGNMYGLIAGFVEAGETLTEAVERETLEEVGLKVKNISYFGSQSWPYPHSLMVGFTADYDSGEIQVDGKEIVDAQWFSPDELPRTPSGMSIAGDLIQWYLDHYSP; from the coding sequence ATGCCTCGGGAAAGTATTTATAAGCGTTATAAACCGGAATTTATACCACAACTAAATAATAATCAAGGTTCTTACTGGTTCCTTTTCAAATCCAACAAAATTATGGTTAAAAATAATGGCAATTCCATACAAATTCCTTTTTTAAAAAATTTAGAGGATTTAGATATTGCACCGGAAAGATCCCAGTACATGGGCACGTTCGATGGATTTCCAGCCTACACTGGAGAGTTATCACCTCAAAGTGCTACACCGGTAGAAATGAATTTTCTAGATCTTCGTTCACTTTATGGGGCTATTAGTGAGGATCTGTACCTCCTGGCAGGCCGGGCATCTCAAATAGCACACTGGGACCGGACCCATCAGTTCTGTGGGCAGTGCGGGAGTCCCACCATGACCAAGGGGGATGAAATGGCTAAAATTTGCCCTGAATGTGGTTTTACGAGTTTCACCCGCCTTTCACCGGCAGTGATTACCGCTATTGTAAAAGATGGTAAATTACTCATGGCCCAACACACCAGAACCACCGGAAATATGTATGGCCTGATTGCCGGGTTTGTGGAGGCCGGTGAGACACTGACTGAAGCTGTGGAAAGGGAAACTCTGGAAGAAGTGGGTTTGAAGGTTAAAAATATAAGTTATTTTGGCAGCCAGTCCTGGCCCTACCCCCATTCCCTGATGGTGGGCTTCACTGCAGATTATGATAGTGGAGAAATCCAAGTGGATGGTAAGGAAATTGTGGATGCCCAGTGGTTCAGTCCAGATGAACTTCCCCGGACACCGTCGGGAATGAGTATTGCGGGGGACCTGATTCAGTGGTATTTGGACCATTATTCACCTTAA